A genomic segment from Candidatus Brocadia sinica JPN1 encodes:
- the polA gene encoding DNA polymerase I, translating into MSERFFIIDGHSHCYQAFYAITARLTTPDGKPANAVYGFTRMLQKLLREHRPEYIVVVFDTKWITHRHYNYREYKANRKPTPDELQVQIPLIYKVVRAHNIPVYAAKGYEADDVISTLVKLLSDKPVEIVIVTSDKDMEQLLSPCVKILNAKKGLMIDREVLFKEKGIRPEQVVDVLALSGDASDNVPGVPGIGDKTALELIRKWGSLASVLANINNISGKKRQENLRVFADQARLSEKLLKLYNNIPIPFDMNACKINDTKNTELKKLFRKLGFNTLLTDMVATAKTEETRYHLINTVEKFHEFLDQLKEQRVFAIDLETTGTEPLKAEIVGISFSWQEREAYYIPLMAPEGTEHLNKNIVFPKIRLILEDESVKKIGQNIKYDLLVLRNNTILLQGIAFDTMIASYLLNPIKRNHNLDDIAFEYLSYKTITISELIGSGKEQITMDRVDVAKVCQYACQDADITFRLASNMESRLKEEELLPLLHNVEIPLIYVLAEMEWNGICLDAPVLKEMSCNLTGKLQQLEKEIYTSAGHEFNISSPKQLSDVLFEKLELPQLRRTKTGLSTDANVLTTLAWQHTLPRLVLEYRQLTKLKNTYVDALPDMINPNTGRVHTSFNQTVTATGRLSSSEPNLQNIPIRTDAGKQIRRAFVPSQKDTVFLSADYSQIELRILAHFSKDAALMTAFHQDKDIHSAVASAIYGVPLEHVTPEMRRNAKAVNFGIVYGLSEFGLSRDTGLSLEEAREFINAYFGLYQGVKRFRDNVIGEARACGYVKTLFNRKRSIPDLHSTDKKRRNLSERIAVNTIIQGSAADLIKIAMNKIHARLKNIEYEAKMLLQIHDELLFEVKENTLEPTRSMVQAEMVHAVTLNVPIKVNVKIGKNWMEAE; encoded by the coding sequence ATGTCAGAGCGATTCTTTATCATCGATGGTCATTCACACTGTTACCAGGCTTTTTATGCCATCACGGCAAGACTTACAACGCCCGATGGAAAACCAGCAAATGCAGTATACGGATTCACGAGGATGCTGCAAAAGCTGCTCAGGGAGCATCGGCCGGAATACATAGTTGTGGTTTTCGATACTAAATGGATTACCCACAGACATTATAATTACCGTGAGTATAAGGCAAACCGTAAACCGACACCTGATGAATTACAGGTACAAATTCCTCTGATTTACAAAGTTGTCAGGGCGCATAACATTCCCGTTTACGCAGCCAAGGGATATGAAGCAGATGATGTAATTAGTACCCTGGTAAAATTACTATCCGACAAACCTGTCGAAATTGTCATAGTAACCTCAGATAAAGATATGGAACAATTATTAAGTCCATGTGTAAAAATATTGAATGCAAAGAAAGGTTTGATGATTGATCGGGAAGTCCTTTTCAAAGAAAAAGGCATACGGCCAGAGCAGGTAGTGGACGTCCTTGCCCTCTCAGGAGATGCCTCAGACAATGTGCCTGGAGTGCCGGGCATTGGCGACAAAACAGCGCTGGAGCTTATCCGGAAATGGGGTTCGCTGGCGTCCGTTCTTGCCAATATCAACAACATTAGTGGAAAGAAGAGGCAAGAAAATTTAAGGGTATTTGCAGACCAGGCCAGGCTTTCTGAGAAACTCCTGAAGCTTTACAATAACATCCCTATACCGTTTGATATGAATGCCTGCAAGATAAATGATACCAAAAATACAGAATTAAAAAAACTATTCAGGAAATTAGGATTTAATACCCTTCTTACGGATATGGTTGCAACGGCGAAGACCGAAGAAACCCGATACCACCTTATAAATACGGTCGAAAAATTTCATGAATTCCTTGACCAATTAAAGGAACAAAGGGTATTTGCCATAGATTTAGAAACGACCGGCACCGAACCCCTCAAAGCAGAGATCGTGGGTATTTCTTTTTCCTGGCAGGAAAGAGAAGCGTATTACATACCTTTGATGGCACCGGAAGGAACAGAACATTTAAATAAAAATATAGTATTTCCAAAAATCCGACTCATTTTAGAAGATGAAAGCGTCAAGAAAATTGGGCAAAATATTAAATACGACCTCCTCGTACTCAGAAACAATACTATTCTCTTACAGGGAATTGCATTTGATACCATGATTGCTTCCTATCTTCTTAATCCAATAAAAAGGAACCATAATCTGGACGATATCGCCTTTGAATATCTATCATATAAAACAATAACCATATCAGAGTTGATAGGATCCGGAAAAGAACAAATTACAATGGATCGGGTAGATGTTGCTAAGGTCTGTCAATACGCCTGTCAGGATGCGGATATTACATTTCGTTTAGCAAGTAACATGGAATCCCGTCTCAAAGAAGAAGAATTGTTACCTTTACTTCATAATGTAGAGATTCCCTTAATTTACGTCCTGGCTGAAATGGAATGGAATGGGATATGTCTGGACGCCCCTGTTTTAAAGGAGATGTCCTGCAATTTGACCGGAAAATTACAACAGCTTGAAAAGGAAATCTATACCTCAGCCGGACATGAGTTTAATATCAGTTCTCCGAAACAGCTGAGTGATGTCCTTTTTGAAAAACTCGAATTGCCACAGTTAAGGCGTACCAAGACAGGGTTATCGACAGATGCAAACGTGCTGACGACCCTTGCCTGGCAACACACCCTCCCCAGGTTAGTACTTGAATACCGACAGCTTACAAAATTAAAGAATACGTACGTCGATGCCTTGCCGGATATGATAAACCCAAACACCGGTCGTGTGCATACCTCATTTAATCAGACAGTAACAGCTACAGGACGTCTCAGCAGCAGCGAACCGAATCTTCAGAATATTCCGATCCGGACAGATGCTGGAAAGCAAATCCGCCGTGCCTTTGTCCCTTCTCAGAAGGACACGGTATTTTTATCGGCGGATTACTCGCAAATCGAGTTACGCATCCTCGCACATTTTTCCAAGGATGCGGCTTTGATGACGGCATTTCATCAGGACAAAGACATCCATTCGGCTGTTGCTTCTGCTATTTATGGTGTTCCCCTGGAACACGTAACTCCGGAAATGAGACGCAATGCAAAGGCGGTCAATTTTGGAATAGTTTACGGACTGAGTGAATTTGGGCTTTCCAGAGATACTGGACTATCTCTGGAAGAGGCGCGGGAGTTCATCAATGCCTATTTTGGTTTATATCAGGGTGTAAAAAGATTTAGAGACAATGTCATAGGAGAAGCGAGGGCGTGTGGTTACGTAAAGACATTGTTTAACAGAAAACGGTCTATACCTGATCTTCATTCCACAGACAAAAAACGCAGAAACCTGTCGGAACGCATCGCAGTCAATACGATTATTCAAGGTTCTGCTGCCGATTTGATAAAGATTGCCATGAATAAAATCCACGCACGGTTGAAAAATATTGAATACGAGGCAAAGATGTTGCTTCAAATACACGATGAATTACTCTTTGAGGTAAAAGAAAATACTTTAGAACCGACACGTTCCATGGTGCAGGCGGAAATGGTTCATGCGGTTACCCTGAACGTTCCAATCAAGGTAAACGTAAAGATCGGGAAAAACTGGATGGAAGCAGAGTGA
- a CDS encoding TetR/AcrR family transcriptional regulator yields MKTKDKILETGLKLFSKKGYLGATTKEIARTAGIAEITLFRHFPSKEKLFEEVINTHSFLPALRGLLPEIAGLPYEEGLRVISKRFLDSLTERKDLIRIMHSEIHRYTEKIHRIYHSIIDEILKTLASYFAEMQKKGILRTFDTELGARAFLGMFFSYFDAENFLLLKKYRRTDTDAIIREFVVIFIKGTVK; encoded by the coding sequence ATGAAAACAAAGGATAAAATCCTGGAGACGGGGCTGAAACTCTTTTCGAAAAAGGGCTATCTTGGCGCAACCACAAAAGAAATTGCAAGGACGGCCGGTATTGCTGAAATCACCCTGTTCAGGCATTTTCCTTCAAAGGAAAAACTCTTTGAGGAGGTAATCAATACCCATTCTTTTCTGCCGGCTCTCAGAGGACTCCTTCCGGAGATCGCCGGATTACCATATGAAGAAGGATTACGGGTAATTTCCAAAAGGTTTCTGGACTCTCTCACGGAGAGAAAAGACTTAATACGGATTATGCATTCAGAAATACACCGCTATACCGAGAAAATCCATAGGATTTATCATTCCATTATTGATGAAATATTGAAGACCCTTGCATCCTACTTTGCTGAAATGCAAAAGAAGGGAATCCTGAGAACTTTTGATACAGAATTAGGGGCAAGGGCATTCCTTGGAATGTTCTTTTCCTATTTCGATGCCGAGAATTTTTTGTTACTGAAAAAATACCGGCGTACTGATACTGACGCGATCATCAGAGAATTCGTCGTAATCTTTATCAAAGGAACCGTGAAATGA
- the coaE gene encoding dephospho-CoA kinase (Dephospho-CoA kinase (CoaE) performs the final step in coenzyme A biosynthesis.), producing MSTRPKIIGITGGISSGKSTVARMLASLGAEIIDADEICHRLIQAKEVKEKIIKRFGITIQDNYGKIDRSRLSEIVFQDKTCLDDLCNILHPIVIEQIRSRITEIEKRGRRKAMVIDAALLEESDLSLICDFIVFVNTGKDHRVSRSKICRHWQDDELERRERFQMTLEDKRKKADYVVDNNFTEDNTFRQIREFWQLYIENN from the coding sequence GTGAGCACGAGACCAAAGATCATTGGCATAACAGGCGGCATATCAAGCGGAAAAAGTACGGTTGCCCGTATGCTTGCCTCGCTGGGAGCGGAGATTATCGATGCCGACGAGATATGCCATAGGCTCATCCAGGCAAAAGAGGTGAAAGAGAAAATCATCAAAAGGTTCGGCATAACCATACAAGACAACTATGGGAAGATCGACCGTTCCCGGCTTTCGGAGATTGTATTTCAGGACAAGACCTGTTTAGACGACCTTTGCAACATCTTACACCCGATTGTCATCGAACAGATACGATCCAGGATCACCGAGATAGAAAAACGGGGACGTAGGAAAGCCATGGTGATTGATGCAGCGCTATTGGAGGAATCCGATCTTTCATTGATATGTGATTTTATTGTTTTTGTAAACACGGGGAAAGATCACAGAGTAAGCCGAAGTAAAATTTGCAGGCATTGGCAGGATGATGAATTGGAAAGAAGGGAGCGTTTCCAAATGACTTTGGAAGATAAGAGAAAAAAGGCAGATTATGTTGTTGATAACAACTTTACGGAAGATAACACTTTCAGACAGATAAGAGAATTCTGGCAACTGTATATAGAAAATAATTAA
- a CDS encoding peptidylprolyl isomerase, with translation MKKTLVILIIALFCVVQSAWANSQNPRIRLETNKGIIILELDAKAAPKTAENFLRYVKDGFYDGTIFHRVIKGFMIQGGGLTGNMREKSTRAPITNEADNGLENRRGTVAMARTMDPHSATAQFFINTVDNAFLDHKGKTTSGWGYCVFGKVVKGMNVVDTIENLSTATKSGFQDVPTSPVVIEKAMTEE, from the coding sequence TTGAAAAAAACCTTAGTTATACTTATCATCGCCCTATTTTGTGTCGTGCAATCTGCCTGGGCGAATTCGCAAAATCCCCGTATTCGGCTGGAAACCAATAAAGGTATTATTATCCTGGAGCTTGATGCAAAGGCAGCTCCAAAGACGGCGGAGAATTTTCTCCGCTATGTCAAGGATGGATTTTATGATGGCACCATCTTTCATCGGGTGATAAAAGGGTTTATGATACAGGGTGGAGGCTTAACTGGTAATATGCGGGAGAAATCTACACGTGCACCGATAACCAATGAGGCTGATAATGGGCTCGAAAACCGCCGCGGTACGGTGGCTATGGCTCGCACCATGGATCCCCACTCCGCCACAGCTCAATTCTTCATTAACACCGTGGACAACGCCTTCCTTGACCACAAAGGGAAAACTACCAGCGGCTGGGGCTATTGCGTATTTGGTAAAGTCGTGAAGGGTATGAATGTGGTGGATACTATCGAAAACCTGTCTACCGCAACCAAGTCTGGATTTCAGGATGTCCCCACTTCTCCTGTCGTTATTGAAAAGGCAATGACGGAGGAATAA
- a CDS encoding efflux RND transporter periplasmic adaptor subunit has product MPTSLPVTVAVAEQNDVPIQIRTIGNVEAYSTVLVKTRVEGELSHVYFKEGQEVKKGDLLFMIDSRPFKALLRQFEANLARDTAQMKKAEADVRRYEELLKSGVVSKQEYDQYRTNFEALSATVRADEAAVVNAKLQLGYCHIRSPINGRIGRIEVNQGNIVKDIDTILVTINQTKPIYVTFFLPEQELSEVRRHMAQKDLKVEAIVPNDEMNPAAGKLTFINNEVNKSTGTILLKALFANEDESLWPRQFVNVALTLTIQYDAVVIPSRAIQIGQEGHYVFVVRSDFTVESRPVVLGNRFHQETVITKGLRPGEKVVIDGQFQLAHGSKVEIKNNTEPLAQNGGMDR; this is encoded by the coding sequence ATGCCCACCAGCCTACCGGTTACCGTGGCAGTCGCTGAACAAAACGACGTCCCCATTCAAATACGCACCATTGGAAACGTGGAGGCCTATTCTACGGTATTGGTCAAGACACGGGTCGAAGGAGAACTGTCGCACGTCTATTTCAAAGAGGGGCAAGAGGTGAAAAAAGGTGATCTCCTGTTCATGATTGATTCCCGTCCTTTTAAGGCATTGCTCAGGCAATTTGAAGCCAATCTGGCAAGAGATACAGCTCAGATGAAAAAGGCAGAGGCAGATGTCCGTCGTTACGAAGAGTTGTTAAAAAGTGGCGTGGTTTCTAAGCAGGAATACGACCAATATCGTACCAATTTTGAGGCGCTTAGTGCGACTGTAAGAGCTGATGAGGCCGCTGTAGTAAATGCCAAACTTCAGCTTGGATACTGTCATATCCGTTCCCCCATAAACGGACGTATCGGAAGGATCGAGGTTAACCAGGGCAACATTGTTAAAGACATTGATACCATACTGGTAACGATTAATCAGACGAAACCGATATACGTCACCTTTTTTTTGCCTGAACAGGAACTATCAGAAGTCAGGCGACACATGGCCCAGAAAGATTTGAAAGTAGAGGCTATTGTTCCCAACGATGAAATGAATCCCGCCGCTGGGAAACTGACCTTCATAAACAACGAGGTAAATAAATCGACAGGAACCATTCTGCTGAAAGCGCTCTTTGCCAATGAAGATGAATCTCTTTGGCCGAGGCAGTTTGTTAACGTGGCATTAACTCTCACGATACAATATGACGCAGTAGTAATTCCTTCGCGGGCGATCCAGATAGGACAAGAAGGCCATTATGTCTTCGTCGTCAGATCCGACTTTACCGTAGAATCCCGTCCAGTTGTTTTAGGAAATCGTTTTCATCAGGAAACGGTCATCACAAAGGGACTCCGACCCGGAGAAAAAGTAGTAATTGATGGTCAATTTCAGCTTGCCCATGGGAGTAAAGTGGAAATTAAAAATAACACAGAACCCTTGGCACAAAACGGAGGCATGGATCGGTGA
- a CDS encoding efflux RND transporter permease subunit: MSISGSFIRRPVMTTLVMIGILLFGIAGYRFLPVSDLPSVDFPTLLVSASLPGASPETMSSSVATPLERQFSTIEGLDSMTSTSSLGSTQITLQFSLNRNIDAAAQDVQTAITQATPFLPQDMPQPPTYKKVNPADQPILYIALTSRTLPLWELHDYADTMMAQRISMTSGVSQVQIYGPQKYAVRVQLDPHALASRGIGIDTVEEALHNANVNLPTGTLQGTHEAFTILATGQLFKASDYRSVIVTYRDGSPVHLEELGRIVDSVENDKAAAWYMDQNGSQRAVVLAVQRQPGTNAVEVAGAVKKLLPVFQSHLPPSAEMHILYDRSESIQKSIHEVKFTMILTLVLVVMTILLFLRNFSATMIPSLALPLSIVGTFAVMYLMNYSMDNLSLMALILAIGFVVDDAIVILENIVRHMEMGEKPLQAALKGSGEISFTILSMTLSLAAVFIPVLFMGGVVGRLFREFAVTICVAILISGFVSLSLTPMLCSRFLRPPSEKKHGRLYMIIENFFNTMLKVYDRSLRLALQYRLTTMAASGVILLATGYLFATIPKGFLPNEDQGTIFTITEAQEGTSFDKMVQLQQAVADIVHEDPNVKCFYSSVGSSGAAASPNQGVLFIHLKPRPGRRLSSVQVIEELRQKLATIPGIRIFMQDPPEIRIGGRLTKSLYQFTLQSPDIEELYHYAPILEAEMQNLPILQDVTSDLQVRNPQINVVIHRDKASTLGVTARQIESALYSAYGNRWVSTIYASNDQYKVIMELDPQYQINQDALRMLYVNSSNGLPVPLYAVATLTENLGPQTINHMGQFPAVTISFNLRPGVSLSEAVTSVNELALRTLPLAINTSFQGTAQEFQSSIEGLGMLLGMAILVIYIVLGILYESFIHPITILSGLPSAGLGALLTLFIFRMDLDVYAFVGLIMLIGIVKKNAIMQIDFALEAQRDEGKNPLEAIYEGCLIRFRPIMMTTMAALMGALPIALGFGAGAEARRPLGLVMVGGLLFSQIVTLYLTPVFYTYMDTFQEKIRKIFQLSSGKEMTGQQPGEMVKVSEYH, translated from the coding sequence GTGAGCATCTCAGGATCCTTTATTCGTCGCCCTGTCATGACAACCCTCGTTATGATCGGGATACTTCTCTTTGGTATTGCAGGGTACAGATTCCTGCCGGTAAGCGACCTTCCCAGCGTTGACTTTCCCACGCTTCTGGTAAGCGCCAGCCTTCCTGGCGCCAGTCCTGAAACCATGTCTTCATCTGTCGCGACTCCCCTGGAACGGCAGTTTTCAACTATTGAAGGATTAGACTCCATGACTTCCACCAGTTCTTTGGGCTCCACTCAGATCACACTTCAGTTTAGCCTGAACCGGAATATTGATGCGGCAGCTCAGGACGTACAGACTGCCATTACCCAAGCCACGCCGTTTCTTCCTCAGGATATGCCCCAACCTCCAACCTACAAGAAGGTAAACCCTGCTGACCAGCCTATCTTGTATATTGCCCTGACTTCCCGGACACTACCTCTCTGGGAACTGCACGATTATGCGGACACCATGATGGCGCAGCGTATCTCCATGACCAGCGGGGTTTCTCAGGTACAGATTTACGGACCGCAGAAGTACGCCGTTCGCGTTCAGCTTGACCCCCATGCCCTTGCCAGTAGGGGTATTGGAATCGATACAGTAGAAGAGGCGCTGCACAATGCAAATGTAAATCTGCCCACAGGAACCCTGCAGGGAACCCACGAGGCATTTACCATCCTTGCTACCGGACAATTATTTAAAGCCAGCGACTACCGTTCCGTTATTGTAACTTATCGTGACGGTTCACCAGTACATCTTGAAGAACTGGGAAGGATCGTTGACAGCGTTGAAAATGATAAAGCCGCTGCCTGGTACATGGACCAAAACGGAAGCCAGCGGGCTGTCGTACTGGCAGTTCAGCGCCAGCCGGGAACAAATGCAGTCGAAGTGGCGGGCGCCGTCAAAAAACTCCTGCCCGTCTTCCAATCGCATCTTCCACCTTCGGCCGAAATGCATATTCTCTATGACCGCTCTGAATCAATCCAGAAATCGATCCATGAAGTCAAATTTACCATGATCCTGACTTTGGTCCTGGTTGTTATGACCATACTACTTTTCCTGCGCAATTTTTCCGCCACGATGATTCCCAGTCTGGCGCTTCCACTATCCATCGTGGGTACCTTTGCAGTGATGTATCTGATGAATTACAGCATGGACAACCTCTCTCTCATGGCCTTGATTCTTGCAATAGGATTCGTGGTGGACGATGCCATTGTCATCCTTGAAAACATCGTCCGTCATATGGAGATGGGAGAAAAGCCACTTCAGGCGGCGCTCAAAGGGTCCGGGGAAATCAGTTTTACTATTTTATCCATGACACTTTCACTCGCAGCCGTCTTTATTCCCGTGCTGTTTATGGGAGGTGTTGTCGGACGATTATTCCGGGAATTTGCCGTTACAATCTGTGTGGCAATCCTGATATCGGGTTTTGTCTCTCTCAGTCTCACGCCTATGCTTTGCAGTCGTTTCTTACGTCCACCATCTGAGAAGAAACACGGACGTCTTTACATGATTATTGAAAATTTCTTTAATACTATGCTTAAAGTTTATGACCGGAGTCTCAGGCTGGCTTTACAGTATCGTCTGACCACAATGGCAGCTTCCGGCGTCATCCTTTTGGCTACGGGATATCTTTTTGCAACAATTCCCAAAGGATTCCTTCCAAACGAGGATCAGGGAACGATTTTCACCATTACAGAAGCGCAAGAGGGAACCTCTTTCGATAAGATGGTACAACTCCAGCAGGCCGTGGCAGATATAGTCCACGAAGATCCAAATGTTAAGTGCTTTTATTCGAGTGTTGGTAGTTCCGGCGCTGCAGCCAGTCCCAACCAGGGCGTCTTGTTTATCCATTTAAAACCACGACCCGGACGCCGTCTGAGTTCTGTACAGGTAATTGAGGAATTGCGTCAAAAGCTCGCCACGATTCCGGGTATCAGAATTTTCATGCAAGACCCTCCTGAAATTCGTATCGGGGGGCGACTGACAAAAAGCCTGTATCAATTTACCTTACAAAGTCCGGATATTGAAGAATTGTATCACTATGCCCCAATCCTCGAAGCTGAAATGCAGAATCTGCCGATATTGCAGGATGTAACTAGTGATCTGCAGGTCAGGAATCCGCAGATAAACGTCGTAATTCACCGGGATAAGGCTTCAACACTTGGAGTAACAGCGAGACAAATTGAAAGTGCGCTCTACAGCGCCTATGGCAACCGATGGGTCTCAACAATCTATGCATCCAATGACCAATATAAGGTCATTATGGAATTAGACCCGCAGTATCAAATAAATCAGGATGCCCTGCGTATGCTTTATGTAAACTCATCGAATGGGCTCCCAGTTCCTTTATATGCGGTAGCAACACTGACTGAGAATCTAGGCCCACAGACAATTAACCATATGGGACAGTTCCCTGCCGTCACGATTTCATTTAACCTCAGACCCGGGGTTTCCCTAAGCGAGGCCGTTACCTCGGTTAACGAACTTGCACTCAGGACCTTGCCCCTTGCCATCAATACCAGTTTTCAGGGAACAGCCCAGGAGTTTCAATCGTCGATAGAGGGTCTGGGAATGTTATTAGGTATGGCCATTCTGGTCATTTATATTGTACTGGGAATACTTTATGAAAGCTTCATCCACCCAATAACCATCCTGTCGGGACTTCCTTCTGCTGGTTTAGGTGCACTTTTAACCCTTTTCATCTTCCGTATGGATTTGGATGTCTACGCCTTTGTGGGTCTTATCATGTTAATAGGGATCGTCAAAAAAAACGCCATTATGCAGATCGATTTTGCCCTGGAAGCACAAAGAGACGAGGGCAAGAACCCTTTAGAAGCAATATATGAGGGGTGTCTGATCCGGTTCCGCCCCATCATGATGACCACCATGGCAGCTCTCATGGGCGCTTTACCGATAGCCCTTGGCTTTGGCGCAGGGGCAGAGGCGCGCCGTCCCCTGGGTCTTGTCATGGTAGGCGGTCTGCTTTTTTCACAGATTGTCACCCTTTACCTCACCCCTGTTTTTTACACCTACATGGACACCTTTCAGGAAAAAATTCGAAAAATATTTCAGCTATCCTCAGGGAAGGAGATGACAGGACAACAGCCAGGAGAGATGGTGAAGGTTTCAGAATACCATTGA
- a CDS encoding pyridoxine 5'-phosphate synthase — protein MIKLGVNIDHVATIRQARKTFEPDPVTAASLAILGGADIITVHLREDRRHIQDRDVRLLRGTVFTKLNLEMSIAREIVDIAIETKPEQVTLVPEKRQEVTTEGGLDVVSHKKVLVDIVKRFRDAGICVSFFIDPEEDQISASKDVGAQYIELHTGNYAHARDDISKSKTIGKLQSGMEVAQKLGLRVNAGHGLTYQNVGLLVESMDVEELHIGHSIVSRAVFVGIQKAVSEMKELIFRHELARKALDQ, from the coding sequence ATGATAAAGCTGGGAGTAAATATAGACCATGTTGCCACAATACGGCAGGCAAGAAAGACATTCGAACCAGACCCGGTTACGGCGGCATCTCTGGCAATTCTTGGAGGCGCTGATATTATTACCGTTCATCTGAGAGAGGATCGAAGGCATATCCAGGACCGTGACGTGAGATTGCTTCGGGGAACAGTGTTTACCAAGCTGAATCTTGAGATGTCCATTGCACGGGAGATTGTAGACATTGCAATTGAAACGAAACCGGAGCAGGTAACCCTTGTACCTGAAAAAAGGCAGGAGGTTACAACTGAAGGGGGATTGGATGTTGTTTCTCATAAAAAGGTACTTGTGGATATCGTTAAAAGATTCAGAGATGCTGGCATCTGCGTTAGTTTTTTTATCGATCCGGAGGAAGATCAGATATCTGCATCAAAGGATGTTGGGGCACAGTATATTGAATTGCATACGGGAAATTATGCCCATGCTAGAGATGATATTTCTAAAAGTAAAACGATCGGGAAACTTCAGAGCGGTATGGAGGTTGCTCAAAAATTGGGATTGCGGGTAAATGCGGGACATGGGCTGACGTATCAGAATGTTGGATTACTCGTGGAATCCATGGACGTCGAAGAATTGCATATTGGGCACAGCATTGTGTCGCGAGCGGTCTTTGTAGGAATCCAGAAGGCCGTTTCAGAGATGAAGGAATTGATTTTCAGGCATGAACTGGCAAGAAAAGCCTTAGACCAATAG
- a CDS encoding CdaR family protein: protein MIKEIFTGNIPTKLMALVMAVALWLYAINRHTGDLTEVVGLTVSVPEGITVLEQNFEEITIHLRGPQNVIDTVEDMIKDRKILARYTVRESPNMIEDQVKQTISIRRENLDLPSAVKLVSVYPDKVDIVLGKLQKKRLKVSLQKKGEPAIGYAVANEFVFPGEVEVTGPLNALKEASFIHTVPIDIGGITGEQNRTFPWRIEIDQKVIIKRGDKTISVPVVCNEDVRVWLQIVEQQDTRLFEKMKIKIIGPAEYPYTIKLQDEFANVRIKGPKLLLDKLNAEDIVLYIDVTSLKPPGPYKQPVKSILPKNVELVDKLPEVHLDIRETIRSAEVK from the coding sequence TTGATCAAAGAGATATTTACCGGCAATATCCCTACAAAACTTATGGCACTGGTTATGGCAGTTGCCCTTTGGTTATACGCTATCAACCGGCATACCGGTGATTTGACGGAGGTGGTTGGCCTGACTGTTTCTGTCCCTGAAGGCATCACCGTACTGGAACAAAACTTTGAGGAGATTACCATACATCTGCGAGGCCCGCAAAATGTGATTGACACGGTTGAAGATATGATAAAAGATCGGAAAATTTTGGCGAGATATACTGTGCGGGAATCTCCGAATATGATTGAAGACCAAGTCAAACAAACGATCTCCATCAGAAGAGAAAACCTGGATCTGCCAAGCGCCGTTAAATTGGTTTCCGTCTATCCTGATAAGGTCGATATCGTGCTCGGTAAATTACAAAAGAAAAGGTTAAAAGTCAGTTTGCAAAAGAAAGGCGAACCGGCAATCGGATATGCTGTCGCAAATGAATTCGTATTTCCGGGTGAAGTGGAGGTAACAGGTCCCTTAAACGCCTTAAAAGAGGCCTCTTTTATTCATACGGTTCCTATTGACATTGGTGGAATTACCGGAGAGCAAAACCGTACGTTTCCCTGGAGGATTGAAATAGACCAGAAGGTGATAATTAAGCGAGGCGATAAAACCATTTCAGTGCCGGTCGTATGCAATGAGGATGTACGGGTATGGTTACAGATTGTGGAGCAGCAAGATACAAGATTGTTTGAGAAAATGAAGATCAAGATAATAGGACCTGCGGAGTATCCTTACACAATTAAGCTGCAGGATGAATTTGCCAATGTGAGGATAAAAGGTCCCAAGCTTTTATTAGATAAATTGAATGCTGAAGATATTGTATTATATATTGACGTTACTTCATTAAAACCACCGGGACCCTATAAACAACCGGTCAAAAGCATTCTACCCAAAAACGTTGAACTTGTCGATAAATTACCGGAAGTACACCTGGACATTCGGGAAACCATACGTTCTGCGGAGGTAAAATGA